In Fusarium verticillioides 7600 chromosome 4, whole genome shotgun sequence, the following proteins share a genomic window:
- a CDS encoding DNA polymerase epsilon subunit 1, which yields MNNLRRKDHRGAVNFNGPGHYHGPTVRHRTVQAVSTPPTTPASIALSMSKTTVSPDLMSFDFCRQPIQSIHSDFNIDCYRSASPAKLELGLEPCTNWSGEIDMREMSTISAISADTSSTGSIFSSVPTEFSDAMTVRNGRGRSRGPSPLSRGGRTNSIDNSTPSFVCLGPQCQRAFSSDKDLKSHVKSCHTYLCNWAGCDQSSFSTRDGLIYHVKVKHLVICPSPGCTETTFQNIRLLQSHIAMAHPEDGRDDAKEWELPAKMIASMATGNRSSSNEKPTTALASLKRKNRDHGTDLSMDMVKTKRQCQDRLQVLVEKRARKNAESPTDLIRGRASRCIEVTSFPLVFEHAILPFLSQYLPIWVGPRHVVTVTRGKSPQIRRICIMAPKTISRARKIIIVSHVQDLIPSNFSKLVTFAFTQGEINRTVTWARGLGKDHKDDICAPRNPYFFRYPCMGDSIGVTGNGVFEDSTATLGPCITVGGGSYWLGNFHPFMEAYQQLAQVEVEHPSSQDRKRCIDEGHDAMAQETNFRLGRLEVTSGLNLKTTRISHDPYWDECDMDKPLVVTDWALIGARTSQANILRKFPSETQPPTQEPTIATTTAIVPGADVLSSGRTSGYQRGQICEIPAYVSGVENQTQKATREWFIEEPWPQEDEDAWIRGGIGVNGDSGAGVVDANTNGLIGHVWGRNNYWGPGQRVTYFTPIADIFDDIQEKCGQQSRPQLPQHRDEANCFPLHPSCRQCFDLRVYLNSSRRSSRMSLQSMIMGTGDGDQDLTSIEAVSELATPKDYHRYSGIEETLVSLSGIVSPAGPSGYPGTPMIADMKSPYATELDLGDLYGSEATAPTQARKRRTSCLAAAPAPGRWKKQRTCD from the exons ATGAACAACCTCAGGCGCAAGGACCATCGCGGGGCCGTTAACTTCAACGGTCCCGGCCATTACCACGGCCCCACAGTCCGGCATCGGACCGTTCAAGCAGTATCGACGCCTCCCACGACGCCGGCTTCAATTGCTTTGTCGATGTCAAAGACTACTGTCTCTCCCGATCTCATGTCTTTTGATTTCTGCCGGCAGCCAATTCAATCGATTCATTCCGACTTCAATATTGACTGCTATCGGTCTGCATCACCAGCCAAGTTGGAGCTGGGCCTGGAGCCTTGTACCAATTGGTCTGGTGAAATCGATATGCGAGAGATGAGTACGATTTCTGCCATCAGTGCCGATACTTCTTCTACTGGTTCCATTTTCTCCTCTGTTCCGACCGAATTCAGTGATGCAATGACCGTCCGTAACGGTAGAGGTCGCTCAAGAGGTCCGAGTCCACTAAGTCGAGGTGGGCGAACTAACAGCATTGATAACTCGACGCCTTCTTTCGTCTGCCTTGGCCCTCAGTGCCAACGAGCTTTCTCGTCTGACAAGGACCTCAAATCCCACGTCAAATCTTGTCATACTTATCTGTGTAACTGGGCTGGCTGTGACCAGTCGAGCTTTTCCACCAGGGACGGACTTATCTAccatgtcaaagtcaaacatCTTGTCATTTGTCCATCACCCGGTTGCACAGAGACGACATTCCAGAACATTCGCCTTCTTCAGTCCCACATAGCCATGGCTCACCCCGAGGATGGCAGAGATGATGCAAAGGAATGGGAGCttccagcaaagatgataGCTAGCATGGCGACGGGCAACAGGTCCTCGTCAAATGAAAAGCCCACGACTGCTCTTGCGTCTCTCAAAAGGAAGAACAGAGATCATGGCACAGATTTGTCTATGGATATGGTTAAGACGAAGCGTCAATGTCAAGATCGCCTACAGGTCCTCGTGGAGAAGCGAGCGAGGAAGAATGCCG AAAGTCCAACAGACCTGATCAGAGGGCGAGCCTCACGGTGTATAGAAGTAACGAGCTTTCCTCTTGTCTTCGAACACGCCattcttccatttctttccCAATATCTGCCTATCTGGGTTGGGCCCCGTCACGTAGTCACTGTCACTCGAGGCAAATCCCCACAGATTCGGCGAATTTGTATCATGGCCCCAAAAACTATTTCTCGTGCTCGAAAGATCATCATTGTTAGCCACGTTCAAGATCTTATTCCCAGCAACTTTTCCAAGCTAGTCACGTTTGCTTTTACGCAGGGGGAGATTAATCGTACCGTTACCTGGGCTCGTGGCCTAGGCAAAGATCATAAGGACGATATTTGCGCCCCGAGAAACCCCTACTTCTTTCGCTATCCTTGCATGGGTGACAGTATCGGTGTGACAGGAAATGGGGTGTTTGAAGATAGCACTGCTACTCTTGGTCCTTGCATCACCGTTGGTGGTGGGAGTTATTGGTTGGGCAACTTTCATCCCTTCATGGAGGCCTACCAACAGCTCGCTCAAGTGGAGGTTGagcatccatcatcccaagATCGCAAGCGATGCATTGACGAGGGACATGATGCCATGGCCCAGGAGACGAACTTCAGGCTTGGTAGGCTCGAGGTCACGTCAGGTCTGAACCTCAAGACAACGAGAATTTCACATGATCCTTATTGGGATGAGTGTGATATGGATAAGCCTCTTGTCGTAACAGACTGGGCTCTCATCGGTGCCCGTACTTCACAAGCAAACATCCTTCGCAAATTCCCTTCAGAAACCCAACCTCCAACTCAGGAACCAACCATAGCTACTACAACCGCTATTGTGCCAGGTGCAGATGTTCTGTCTAGCGGTCGAACATCTGGTTATCAGCGCGGCCAGATTTGCGAGATCCCTGCGTATGTATCTGGGGTAGAGAACCAGACGCAGAAGGCTACGAGAGAGTGGTTTATCGAGGAACCATGGCCgcaagaggatgaggatgccTGGATACGTGGAGGCATTGGTGTCAACGGTGACAGTGGCGCTGGAGTTGTTGACGCCAATACAAATGGCCTAATCGGTCATGTATGGGGTCGCAATAACTATTGGGGGCCTGGACAACGTGTGACCTACTTCACTCCCATCGCAGACATTTTCGACGACATCCAGGAAAAGTGTGGGCAGCAGTCACGCCCTCAACTCCCGCAGCATCGTGATGAAGCAAACTGCTTTCCGTTacatccatcatgtcgtcaaTGCTTCGATCTACGGGTGTACCTCAATAGTAGCAGGAGGAGTTCGCGGATGTCGCTCCAAAGCATGATAATGGGCACAGGTGATGGCGACCAGGATCTGACCTCTATTGAGGCTGTCTCAGAGCTAGCTACGCCAAAGGATTACCACCGCTACTCGGGCATCGAAGAGACTCTGGTTTCTCTCAGCGGTATCGTCTCTCCAGCAGGGCCCAGTGGTTATCCTGGTACTCCCATGATAGCAGATATGAAGAGCCCCTATGCTACcgagcttgatcttggtgatctgTATGGGTCAGAAGCAACTGCGCCAACTCAGGCCCGAAAAAGAAGAACGTCTTGTCTAGCTGCCGCACCGGCTCCAGGtagatggaagaagcagagaacTTGTGATTGA